The proteins below come from a single Hyphomicrobium denitrificans ATCC 51888 genomic window:
- a CDS encoding DUF3280 domain-containing protein has protein sequence MFQRILFAFAVVLLATPAVAATKAAVFPFDFHDAQQDGEMFPQNDPEDLRRLQLVSDELRSLMQKDERFDVVDLSSKAKEIDAASPFYKCDGCEAPIAKDAGADIAVTGYVDKLSSAALNLQIIVRDAATGQPTKTMSAAISGNTDDMWLRGVRYLWKNRFNAEAEQK, from the coding sequence ATGTTTCAGAGGATTCTGTTTGCTTTCGCCGTGGTGTTGCTGGCGACCCCGGCGGTGGCTGCCACCAAGGCTGCGGTGTTCCCGTTCGACTTCCACGATGCGCAGCAGGACGGCGAAATGTTCCCGCAGAATGATCCCGAAGACTTGCGGCGCCTACAACTCGTATCCGACGAGCTGAGATCGTTGATGCAGAAGGATGAGCGTTTCGACGTCGTCGATCTGTCATCGAAGGCAAAGGAAATCGATGCCGCGTCGCCGTTCTATAAGTGTGACGGCTGCGAAGCGCCGATCGCCAAGGACGCAGGCGCCGATATTGCGGTGACGGGCTACGTCGACAAGCTTTCGAGCGCCGCGCTCAATTTGCAGATCATCGTGCGCGACGCGGCGACAGGACAGCCGACGAAAACCATGTCGGCGGCAATCAGCGGCAACACCGACGATATGTGGCTGCGCGGCGTGCGTTATCTTTGGAAGAACCGTTTCAACGCCGAGGCCGAACAGAAATGA
- a CDS encoding ABC transporter substrate-binding protein, with protein MFVGCAALASPAFAQDTAPQPAPSAATPAAQSETANTNASEKKKITISILYAKQDRTEDELPLSMLDLPAADDGVAGAKLAIADNNTTGRFLNQAYKLDVLNGSVDDLIKGATEKIDAGDNFIIADMEPDALLKFADALKGKNALIFNVGNPDDRLREEDCRANVLHIAPTRSMLTDALAQYLVWKQWRNWLLVYGPTPEDKLLADAYRRSAKKFGGKIVQELEFKQDTGSRRADGGYEQVQQQIPTFLQNAKDHDVIIIADEKHLFADYFPFRTWVPRPIAGSAGLTAASWHPALEFWGGTQFQHRFRKLNSRLMRNIDYDAWVATRAIGEAATRKHAGDFETLRAFIKSPDFEVAAFKGVATSFRTWNGQLREPLIIGTAKLPVSVSPQVGFLHQTSVLDTLGYDKPETKCKAYTQ; from the coding sequence ATGTTCGTCGGATGCGCGGCCCTCGCGTCCCCCGCCTTTGCTCAGGATACTGCCCCGCAGCCGGCGCCTTCGGCCGCCACGCCAGCCGCGCAATCCGAAACCGCCAACACGAACGCTTCCGAGAAGAAAAAGATCACGATCTCCATCCTATACGCCAAGCAGGATCGTACCGAAGACGAACTGCCGCTTTCGATGCTCGATCTCCCGGCCGCCGACGACGGCGTCGCCGGAGCCAAGCTCGCGATCGCCGACAACAATACCACCGGCCGCTTCCTCAACCAGGCCTACAAGCTCGACGTGCTGAACGGCAGCGTCGACGATCTGATCAAGGGCGCGACGGAAAAGATCGACGCCGGCGACAACTTCATCATCGCCGACATGGAACCCGACGCTCTGCTGAAATTTGCCGATGCCTTGAAGGGCAAGAATGCCCTGATCTTCAACGTCGGCAATCCGGACGACCGGCTTCGCGAAGAGGATTGCCGCGCCAACGTCCTTCACATCGCACCGACGCGATCGATGCTGACCGACGCGCTCGCGCAATATCTCGTCTGGAAGCAATGGCGCAATTGGCTGCTCGTCTACGGACCAACGCCGGAAGACAAACTCCTGGCTGACGCCTACCGGCGCTCGGCCAAGAAGTTTGGCGGCAAGATCGTCCAGGAACTCGAGTTCAAGCAGGACACCGGCAGCCGCCGCGCCGACGGTGGCTATGAGCAGGTTCAGCAACAGATCCCGACGTTCCTGCAGAACGCCAAGGATCACGACGTCATCATTATCGCCGACGAAAAGCATCTTTTCGCCGATTACTTTCCCTTCCGGACCTGGGTCCCGCGGCCCATCGCTGGCTCTGCCGGATTGACGGCGGCGAGTTGGCATCCGGCGCTCGAGTTCTGGGGCGGCACGCAATTCCAGCATCGCTTCCGCAAGCTGAACAGCCGCCTGATGCGAAACATCGACTACGATGCATGGGTCGCGACACGTGCGATCGGCGAAGCCGCAACTCGCAAGCATGCAGGCGATTTCGAAACGCTGCGCGCCTTCATCAAGTCGCCGGATTTCGAGGTTGCTGCATTCAAAGGCGTTGCGACAAGCTTCCGGACCTGGAACGGACAACTGCGCGAGCCGCTGATTATCGGTACGGCGAAGCTACCCGTCAGCGTCTCGCCGCAAGTAGGCTTCCTGCATCAAACCAGTGTTCTGGACACGCTCGGATACGATAAGCCGGAAACCAAGTGCAAAGCCTACACGCAATGA
- a CDS encoding PQQ-dependent catabolism-associated beta-propeller protein, with protein sequence MSRSSAIFTAFLSAAAIASGTSTADAYTAYITNEKDNTVSVIDTDKLEVIKTVKVGQRPRGIVMSNDGKWIIICTSDDNDVKVYDAKTLEYVKSLPSGPDPELLTLHPDGNRLYVANEDDNLVTVVDIHTSQVITEIPVGVEPEGMGMSPDGKVLVNTSETTNMAHFIDTTKHETFDNVLVDSRPRVAIFNHTQTQLWVSSEVGGTVTVINPADRKIIGKVTFDIPGITKEAIQPVGVRITKDDKIAFVALGPANRVAVVDTATLKVLKYILVGQRVWQMYFTPDGKQLFTTNGASNDVTVIDVANQKAIKSIKVGRYPWGVVISPD encoded by the coding sequence ATGTCGCGATCTTCAGCGATTTTTACGGCGTTCCTGTCGGCGGCCGCCATCGCCTCGGGCACGAGCACTGCCGACGCCTACACCGCCTACATCACGAATGAAAAGGACAACACGGTCAGCGTCATCGACACCGACAAGCTCGAAGTCATCAAGACGGTCAAGGTGGGCCAGCGCCCGCGCGGCATCGTGATGTCGAATGACGGCAAATGGATCATCATCTGCACGAGCGACGACAATGACGTGAAAGTCTACGACGCCAAGACGCTCGAATACGTCAAGTCGCTGCCATCCGGCCCCGATCCGGAACTTTTGACCCTGCATCCCGACGGCAATCGCCTCTACGTTGCCAACGAGGACGACAATCTCGTTACCGTCGTCGACATCCACACCTCGCAGGTCATCACCGAGATCCCCGTCGGCGTCGAGCCGGAAGGCATGGGCATGAGCCCCGACGGCAAAGTGCTGGTCAACACGTCGGAGACGACGAACATGGCCCACTTCATCGACACGACGAAGCACGAGACGTTCGACAACGTTCTCGTCGATAGCCGCCCGCGCGTCGCGATATTCAATCATACGCAGACGCAGCTCTGGGTGTCCTCCGAGGTCGGCGGCACCGTCACGGTCATCAACCCGGCCGACCGCAAGATCATCGGCAAAGTCACGTTCGACATTCCCGGCATCACGAAAGAAGCCATCCAGCCGGTCGGCGTGCGCATCACCAAGGACGACAAAATCGCGTTCGTCGCGCTCGGCCCGGCCAACCGCGTGGCCGTCGTCGACACCGCCACTCTCAAAGTTTTGAAATACATTCTTGTAGGCCAACGCGTCTGGCAGATGTATTTCACGCCCGACGGGAAACAGCTGTTCACGACAAACGGTGCTTCGAACGATGTGACGGTGATCGACGTTGCCAATCAGAAGGCGATCAAGTCGATCAAGGTCGGACGCTATCCCTGGGGCGTCGTGATATCGCCGGACTGA